A genomic segment from Thermoplasmatales archaeon encodes:
- a CDS encoding Ig-like domain-containing protein has product MTIEADASDNVGISRVSFYIDNEFRETKYSYPYEWIWDEKVFGLHSIKVIASDFDGNTASAEKTVCIIHI; this is encoded by the coding sequence ATAACAATAGAGGCTGATGCAAGCGATAATGTAGGTATATCAAGGGTATCATTCTATATAGACAATGAATTTAGAGAGACAAAATATTCTTATCCATATGAATGGATATGGGATGAAAAAGTTTTTGGTTTGCATTCAATAAAGGTTATTGCAAGCGATTTTGATGGAAACACAGCCTCAGCAGAAAAAACAGTCTGCATAATCCACATATAA
- the dph2 gene encoding diphthamide biosynthesis enzyme Dph2, translated as MKLGYYRIDEKKLVEEAKDGKTGKIGIKLPEGLSKYASDIIDFLKKHGIETIFISDSCYGACDFFEYEGIDKIIFVGEVEMPYLKKRYRIGAIEAIFDFDENFLEMAMPFIKEKKIGLVSITPFIHKIEDCGKFFEKKGYEVFVGKKSRRTKYDGQILGCDFSSAKIVAGNVDCFVFIGDGFFHPVGLYIATKKDVICANPLEMRVYKDEIKEMAEKIIKKRHSVIYKAMDSKNFGIIVGRKIGQKRLELAKRLKRKIEEKGKKAYLICMDEIDERINYLDFDCYVSTACPRVAIDDAEKFKKPLLTPFELEILFGERESYLMDEIY; from the coding sequence AAAAATAGGAATTAAATTGCCTGAAGGGCTGTCTAAATATGCAAGTGATATAATTGATTTTTTAAAAAAGCATGGAATAGAAACAATTTTTATCTCTGACTCATGCTATGGGGCATGCGATTTTTTTGAATATGAAGGAATAGACAAAATAATATTTGTTGGGGAGGTAGAGATGCCGTATTTGAAGAAAAGATATAGAATCGGAGCAATTGAAGCAATTTTTGATTTTGACGAAAATTTTCTTGAAATGGCAATGCCTTTTATAAAAGAAAAAAAAATCGGGCTGGTGAGTATAACCCCCTTCATACATAAAATAGAAGATTGCGGGAAATTTTTTGAAAAAAAAGGATATGAAGTTTTTGTTGGAAAAAAAAGCAGGAGAACAAAGTATGATGGGCAAATACTTGGATGTGATTTTTCATCCGCTAAAATTGTTGCTGGAAATGTAGATTGTTTTGTTTTTATCGGAGATGGTTTCTTTCATCCAGTTGGATTATATATAGCAACAAAAAAAGATGTTATTTGTGCAAATCCCTTAGAAATGAGAGTTTATAAAGATGAAATAAAAGAGATGGCTGAAAAGATAATTAAGAAAAGGCATTCTGTTATTTATAAAGCGATGGATTCAAAAAATTTTGGAATAATTGTTGGGAGGAAAATCGGGCAGAAAAGGTTAGAGTTAGCAAAAAGATTGAAAAGAAAAATAGAAGAAAAGGGAAAGAAAGCATATTTAATATGCATGGATGAGATTGATGAAAGAATAAATTATTTAGATTTTGATTGCTATGTTTCTACCGCTTGCCCTAGAGTTGCTATTGATGATGCGGAAAAATTTAAAAAACCATTACTCACCCCTTTTGAATTAGAAATTTTATTTGGGGAAAGAGAAAGCTACCTGATGGATGAAATATATTAG